In the genome of Cumulibacter manganitolerans, the window TCGTGCTGCGGGATCGCGACCTCGAACTTTGTCGCGTCGTCGGCCGCCTCGTCGCCGCCCATCGCGCCGAAGAGGTCGAACTGTCCCATCGCCTCCTGCTTCTTGACGTCGGCGACCGCGTCGATGGCCTCGGCGTGGATCTGCAGCAGCCCGCGCCGCGGGTGCTGCAGCGAGTCGAAGGCGCCGGACTTGATCAGCGACTCCACGACGTTCTTCTTGCACGCCTGCTGGTCGACCTTGCGCAGGAAGTCGTGGAACGACGTGAACGCGCCCTTGTCCTCGCGGGCCTTGACGATGAGGTCGACGACGTTGCCGCCGACGCCGCGCACGGCCGCCATGCCGAAGCGGATGTCGGTCCCGACCGGGGTGAACCGCGCGTACGACTCGTTGACGTCCGGCGGCAGCACCTTGATGCCCATGCGGCGGCACTCGTTGAGGTACACCGCCATCTTGTCCTTGTTCTCGCCCACGCTGGTCAGCAGCGCGGCCATGTACTCCGACGGGTAGTGCGCCTTGAGGTACGCCGTCCAGTAGGACACCACGCCGTACGCCGCCGAGTGCGCCTTGTTGAAGGCGTAGTCGGAGAACGGCAGCAGGATCTCCCACAGCGTGGTGACCGCGGCCTGGGAGTAGCCGCGCTCGCGCATGCCACCGGAGAAGATCTCGAACTGCTTGTCGAGCTCGGCCTTCTTCTTCTTGCCCATCGCGCGGCGCAGCAGGTCCGCCTGGCCGAGCGTGTAGCCGGCGACCTTCTGCGCGATGGCCATGACCTGCTCCTGGTACACGATCAGGCCGTAGGTCTCCCCGAGGATGTCCTCGAACGCCTCCGCGAGCTCCGGGTGGATCGGCACCACCTGCTCGCGCCCGGTCTTGCGGCGGGCGTACTTGTTGTGCGAGTCGGCGCCCATCGGGCCCGGGCGGTACAGCGCGCCGACGGCCGAGATGTCCTCGAAGCAGTCGGGGCGCATCGAGCGCAGCAGCGCGCGCATCGGGCCGCCGTCCAGCTGGAACACGCCGAGGGTGTCGCCGCGGGCCATCAGCCGGTAGGTCTCGGCGTCGTCGAACGGCAGGTCCTCCAGGACCACCGTCTCGTCGCGGTTGATCTTGATGTTGTCGAGCGCGTCGTCGAGGACCGTGAGGTTGCGCAGGCCCAGGAAGTCCATCTTGATCAGGCCGAGCGTCTCGCAGGTCGGGTAGTCGAACTGCGTGATGATCGCGCCGTCGGCCTCGCGCTTGGTCAGCGGGATGACGTCCATCAGCGGCGCCGACGACATGATCACGCCCGCGGCGTGCACGCCGGTGCCGCGGCGCAGCCCCTCGAGGTCCTTGGCGGTGTCGACGACCTCCTTGTACTCCGGGTTGCTCTCGTAGAGCCCGCGGAACTCGCCGCCCTCGTTGTAGCGCTCGTGCTTCTCGTCCCACATCTTCGACAGGGGCACGCCCTTGCCCATGATGTCCGGCGGCATCGCCTTGGTGAGGATGTCGCCGACGGCGTACGGCTTGTCGAGCACGCGGGCGGCGTCCTTGACGGCGTTCTTGGCCTTGATCGTCTGGAAGGTGACGATCATCGCGACGTACTCGCTGCCGTACTTGTCGACGACGTAGTTGATGACCTCGCCGCGCCGGCGCTCGTCGAAGTCGACGTCGAAGTCGGGCATCGAGACGCGGTCGGGGTTGAGGAAGCGCTCGAAGATCAGGCCGTGCTGCAGCGGGTCGAGGTCGGTGATGCGCATCGCGTACGCCGCCATCGAGCCGGCGCCCGATCCGCGCCCCGGCCCCACGCGGATGCCGTTCTCCTTCGCCCAGTTGATGAAGTCGGCGACCACCAGGAAGTATCCGGGGAAGCCCATCTGGGCGATGATCCCGACCTCGTAGTCGGCGCGCTTGCGCACCTCGTCGGAGATGCCGTTCGGGTAGCGGTCGTGCAGTCCCTTCTCGACCTGCTTGACGAACCACGACTCCTCGGACTCGCCCTCCGGGACCGGGTAGCGCGGCATGTAGTTGGCCGACTCGTTGAACGTGATGTCGACCCGCTCGGCGATGACGAGGGTGTTGTCGCACGCCTCGGGCAGCTCGCGGAACTTCGCGCGCATCTCCTCGGCGGACTTCAGGTAGTAGTGGTCGCCGTTGAAGTGGAATCGGTTGGGGTTGGAGAGCCGATCGCCGGTCTGGATGCACAGCAGCGCGCCGTGCGCCTTGGCGTCCTCCTTGTGCGTGTAGTGCAGGTCGTTGGTCGCCACGAACGGGATCTGCAGGTCGCGAGCGATGTCCATCAGGCCGCTGCGGTAGGACTTCTCGACCGCGAGGTCGTGGTCCATCAGCTCGCAGTAGAAGTTGTCCTTGCCGAAGATGTCCTGGAAGTCGGCGGCCGCCTGCACCGCGCGGTCGCGCTTGCCGGCGCGCAGCCACATCGGCACCTCGCCGGACGGGCAGCCCGTCGTGGCGATCAGCCCCTCGTGGTAGCGCTCGAGGATCTCGCGGTCGAAGCGCGGCTTGCGGTACTGCCCCTCGAGGCTGGCCAGGGAGGACAGCCGGAACAGGTTGTGCATGCCGGTGGTGTTGTAGGCCAGCAGCGTCATGTGGTTGTACGCGGCGCGGCCCTTGTTGCTCGAGCCCTCCTCGGAGGTCTCGTCGTCGACGATGGTGCCGAACTCGTAGGGGACGCGGTCGAAGCGCGAGCCGGGGGTGTAGTAGCCCTCCATGCCGATGATCGGCTTGACCCCGGCGTCCTTGGCCTGCCGGTAGAAGTCGTAGGCGCCGTGCACGTTGCCGTGGTCGGTGATCGCGATCGCGGGCATCTGCAGCTCGGCGGCGCGGCCCATCAGGCCGCCGATCTTGGCGGCGCCGTCCAGCATCGAGTACTCGGTATGCGTGTGCAGATGAACGAAGGAATCTGCCGTACCCACCGTGCTGCTCACCGCTCCCTCGTCGAACCGAACACCCATTGTCGCACCGCGCCCCGACGAAGGTGGCGGGTCGGCTCGGCGTGTGCCGCTTCGGTGAGCGGTGCGACAGCGAGGCGGCCCAGGGAGATCGCGCGCAGGTCGATCAGCACGTGCACCAGGACCGGAGCGAGCAGCGAGCCGGTGACGACGTACAGCCCGCCGAGCGCGATGCCGACCAGGAAGGTGCCGACCACGCCGGGGGCGCCCTGATAGAGATGCGCCAGGCCGAAGGCGACCGCGGCGGCCACGAGGCACACCCACACCGGAGCACCGGGCACCAGCGCGGCGACCAGCGCGGTCAGGTAGCCGCGGAAGACCAGCTCCTCGCACACCCCCGCGGTGACGGCCACGAGCGCGAACAGCCGCCGCTCGACCGGCGTCCGCGGCAGCATGACCACGACCGCTTCGCTGCCGGCGGGCAGCTGGCCGGAGCCGCCGCTGCGGGCGATCTCGCGCGCGGTCGTCACGGCGAAGGCGAGCGCCGCCAGCGCCGCGGCGGCGCTGATCCCCCAGCCCAGCGCCGCGTCGGGCGGCCGCACGCCGACCGCGGCGAGGTCGACGTGCGGGGCGAGCGCCACCGTCGCGAGGCACAGCGCGGCGAGCCCCCACTCCAGCAGCAGCAGCCGGCGGTAGAGCCAGCGGCGGGCGTCCTCGTAGCGGTGCGCCGCCGCCTCGAAGCGGCGATGCAGGACGGCACCGACGTACGGCTCGCCGACGAGCAGGTAGCCGCCGATCAGCAGCGCCGCAGCGGTCGCGGTGCCGTAGGCCGACAGCTCCGACGGCACGAGGACGCGATCGATCATCTAGTCCTCGCGCAGCCGATCGAGCGCGTGCTGCAGGTCGGCCGGGTACGGGCTCTCGAAGGTCACCCAGGCGCCGTCCGCCGGGTGGTGGAAGCCCAGCCGGTGCGCGTGCAGCCATTGGCGGCCCAGGTCCAGCCGCGCGCTGAGCGTGGGGTCGGCGCCGTACATCGCGTCGCCGACGCACGGGTGGCGCAGCGCCGAGAA includes:
- the dnaE gene encoding DNA polymerase III subunit alpha codes for the protein MSSTVGTADSFVHLHTHTEYSMLDGAAKIGGLMGRAAELQMPAIAITDHGNVHGAYDFYRQAKDAGVKPIIGMEGYYTPGSRFDRVPYEFGTIVDDETSEEGSSNKGRAAYNHMTLLAYNTTGMHNLFRLSSLASLEGQYRKPRFDREILERYHEGLIATTGCPSGEVPMWLRAGKRDRAVQAAADFQDIFGKDNFYCELMDHDLAVEKSYRSGLMDIARDLQIPFVATNDLHYTHKEDAKAHGALLCIQTGDRLSNPNRFHFNGDHYYLKSAEEMRAKFRELPEACDNTLVIAERVDITFNESANYMPRYPVPEGESEESWFVKQVEKGLHDRYPNGISDEVRKRADYEVGIIAQMGFPGYFLVVADFINWAKENGIRVGPGRGSGAGSMAAYAMRITDLDPLQHGLIFERFLNPDRVSMPDFDVDFDERRRGEVINYVVDKYGSEYVAMIVTFQTIKAKNAVKDAARVLDKPYAVGDILTKAMPPDIMGKGVPLSKMWDEKHERYNEGGEFRGLYESNPEYKEVVDTAKDLEGLRRGTGVHAAGVIMSSAPLMDVIPLTKREADGAIITQFDYPTCETLGLIKMDFLGLRNLTVLDDALDNIKINRDETVVLEDLPFDDAETYRLMARGDTLGVFQLDGGPMRALLRSMRPDCFEDISAVGALYRPGPMGADSHNKYARRKTGREQVVPIHPELAEAFEDILGETYGLIVYQEQVMAIAQKVAGYTLGQADLLRRAMGKKKKAELDKQFEIFSGGMRERGYSQAAVTTLWEILLPFSDYAFNKAHSAAYGVVSYWTAYLKAHYPSEYMAALLTSVGENKDKMAVYLNECRRMGIKVLPPDVNESYARFTPVGTDIRFGMAAVRGVGGNVVDLIVKAREDKGAFTSFHDFLRKVDQQACKKNVVESLIKSGAFDSLQHPRRGLLQIHAEAIDAVADVKKQEAMGQFDLFGAMGGDEAADDATKFEVAIPQHEWPKREKLSFERDMLGLYVSDHPLHGLEHVLSSAADTSIAGLHEENAYADKDVVTVAGILTGVERKINKQGQYWAKATVEDLEGSVEIFIFARTYETVGHLVAEDQVVVVSGRVAIENDEAPKIRVADLSLPDLSKDNSGPVVLQVQALRCTPPVVSRLKQVLSGHPGMVDVHLRVLNGERTHTVRLGEALRVSRSPSLVGDVKALLGTEGFVQ
- a CDS encoding CPBP family intramembrane glutamic endopeptidase, producing MIDRVLVPSELSAYGTATAAALLIGGYLLVGEPYVGAVLHRRFEAAAHRYEDARRWLYRRLLLLEWGLAALCLATVALAPHVDLAAVGVRPPDAALGWGISAAAALAALAFAVTTAREIARSGGSGQLPAGSEAVVVMLPRTPVERRLFALVAVTAGVCEELVFRGYLTALVAALVPGAPVWVCLVAAAVAFGLAHLYQGAPGVVGTFLVGIALGGLYVVTGSLLAPVLVHVLIDLRAISLGRLAVAPLTEAAHAEPTRHLRRGAVRQWVFGSTRER